The following are encoded together in the Amblyraja radiata isolate CabotCenter1 chromosome 27, sAmbRad1.1.pri, whole genome shotgun sequence genome:
- the LOC116988368 gene encoding delta-type opioid receptor-like: MELSTVPNAERELFTDYSAEVYWRLALNATWEGLQNGFGNNTSVDNSTSLNPTKGSATSVYAIAITALYSVVCVVGLVGNFLVMYVIVRYTKMKTATNIYIFNLALADALATSTLPFQSAKYLMHTWPFGEVLCKIIISIDYYNMFTSIFTLTMMSVDRYIAVCHPVKALDFRTPTNAKIVNVCMWLLSSAIGVPVMVMAITRPDGKGSVMCLVQFPEPKIYWENVTKICVFIFAFVIPVLVITICYSLMILRLRSVRLLSGSKEKDRNLRRITRMVLIVVAIFIICWTPIHIFVMVKALVKVSDSPLMSVSWHFCIALGYTNSCLNPVLYAFLDENFKRYFRDFCLPLRARLEENSFTRARKTTRESVCACTPSDIANKPV, translated from the exons ATGGAGCTGTCCACGGTGCCTAACGCGGAGCGGGAGCTGTTCACAGACTATAGTGCTGAAGTCTACTGGCGTCTGGCGCTCAACGCGACCTGGGAGGGTTTGCAGAACGGCTTTGGAAACAATACTAGCGTGGATAACAGCACAAGTTTGAACCCAACCAAAGGATCCGCTACCTCGGTCTACGCTATCGCCATCACGGCACTTTACTCGGTGGTGTGTGTGGTTGGGCTGGTTGGCAATTTCCTGGTCATGTATGTGATTGTCAG GTACACGAAAATGAAAACGGCCACCAATATTTACATCTTCAACCTTGCTCTGGCTGATGCCTTAGCCACGAGCACTCTGCCGTTCCAGAGCGCTAAATACCTGATGCATACCTGGCCCTTTGGGGAGGTGTTGTGCAAGATCATTATATCAATTGATTACTACAATATGTTCACCAGCATCTTCACCCTGACTATGATGAGCGTCGATCGCTACATCGCCGTCTGCCACCCCGTGAAGGCGTTGGATTTCCGCACGCCCACCAACGCCAAGATCGTCAATGTCTGCATGTGGCTGCTGTCATCAGCCATCGGGGTGCCAGTCATGGTCATGGCTATCACCAGGCCTGATGGCAAGG GCAGTGTGATGTGTCTCGTTCAATTCCCAGAGCCCAAAATCTACTGGGAAAACGTAACCAAAATTTGCGTCTTCATATTTGCCTTTGTCATACCGGTGTTGGTGATCACTATCTGCTACAGCCTGATGATTCTACGTCTGAGAAGCGTCCGCCTCCTCTCGGGCTCCAAAGAGAAGGACAGGAACCTGCGGAGGATCACCCGGATGGTCCTCATCGTGGTGGCCATCTTCATCATCTGCTGGACGCCCATTCACATCTTTGTCATGGTCAAGGCCCTGGTGAAAGTCAGCGATAGTCCCCTCATGTCCGTCAGCTGGCACTTCTGCATTGCCCTCGGCTACACCAACAGCTGCCTCAACCCCGTGCTCTACGCCTTCCTGGACGAGAACTTCAAGCGCTACTTCCGCGACTTCTGCCTGCCCCTGCGGGCCAGGTTGGAGGAGAACAGCTTCACTCGAGCCAGGAAGACCACCAGGGAATCTGTTTGCGCCTGCACTCCTTCTGACATCGCCAACAAGCCGGTATGA